The following proteins are encoded in a genomic region of Fervidobacterium pennivorans DSM 9078:
- the guaA gene encoding glutamine-hydrolyzing GMP synthase, which yields MERRTVVVLDFGSQYTQLILRRVRELGFYAELLPYDEPWESVQKLLPSAFILSGGPASVYDENSPKIPSYVFESNLPVLGICYGLQALVHQLGGRVEKSPHREFGPAQLEILKHVGIFEGVPSKFTVWMSHSDRVEVLPDGFEVIARSENSPYAAIRSLDNKYYGVQFHPEVVHTQYGKDILRNFLTVVAKLSPNWSMKNLAEEIINELREKIDGKVILGLSGGVDSSVVAMLLYKAVPDKLIPIFVDTGLLRKNEGQEVVKQFEELGIRIHYVDASDRFFEVLEGIEDPEEKRKRIGHTFIDVFYEEAMKLKQKHGDIQYLAQGTLYPDVIESKVAERKAGAKIKTHHNVGGLPEKLPFKIIEPLRYLFKDEVRALGKELGLPESILYRHPFPGPGLAVRIIGAVTKEAVSILQEADAIFIEELKKWDLYNKVWQAFAVLLPVKTVGVMGDYRTYENVIALRAVTSEDGMTADWAKLPHEFLNHVAKRIVNEVKGVNRVVYDITSKPPATIEWE from the coding sequence ATGGAGAGAAGAACAGTTGTAGTACTTGATTTTGGTTCACAGTACACCCAGCTGATACTCAGACGTGTCAGGGAACTTGGGTTTTACGCAGAACTACTCCCATATGACGAACCCTGGGAGAGCGTCCAAAAACTATTACCAAGCGCTTTCATCCTCTCAGGAGGTCCCGCAAGCGTCTACGATGAGAACTCACCTAAGATACCTTCCTACGTTTTTGAAAGCAACCTGCCGGTTCTTGGAATCTGCTACGGACTCCAAGCCCTTGTTCATCAACTCGGAGGTAGGGTGGAAAAGTCTCCGCATAGAGAATTTGGACCGGCGCAGTTGGAAATTCTAAAACACGTTGGAATCTTCGAAGGAGTACCTAGTAAGTTCACCGTTTGGATGAGTCATTCGGACAGGGTAGAGGTTCTACCAGACGGGTTTGAAGTTATAGCAAGAAGTGAGAACTCTCCTTATGCAGCTATTCGAAGCTTGGACAATAAATACTACGGAGTCCAATTCCACCCGGAAGTTGTCCACACTCAGTACGGAAAAGATATACTGCGCAATTTCTTAACAGTCGTTGCGAAACTTTCTCCAAATTGGTCAATGAAAAACCTTGCTGAAGAAATAATAAATGAGCTCAGAGAAAAGATAGATGGAAAGGTTATCCTTGGCTTGTCCGGAGGAGTTGATTCTTCTGTTGTAGCCATGCTATTATACAAAGCTGTGCCAGATAAGTTGATTCCTATATTTGTTGACACTGGGCTCTTAAGAAAAAACGAAGGTCAAGAAGTGGTGAAACAATTTGAAGAGTTAGGAATAAGGATACACTACGTAGACGCATCGGATAGGTTCTTCGAAGTTTTGGAAGGTATCGAAGACCCTGAGGAAAAAAGAAAAAGAATTGGACACACATTTATAGACGTTTTCTACGAAGAAGCGATGAAGCTTAAACAAAAGCATGGAGACATTCAATATTTGGCTCAGGGAACACTCTATCCAGATGTGATAGAGAGTAAAGTAGCAGAACGAAAAGCTGGTGCGAAGATTAAAACCCATCACAACGTAGGTGGATTGCCTGAAAAGCTACCCTTCAAAATCATTGAACCTCTCAGATACCTTTTCAAAGATGAGGTTAGAGCTCTTGGAAAAGAATTAGGCTTGCCCGAAAGTATACTCTATCGTCATCCATTCCCAGGTCCGGGACTTGCAGTCAGAATTATTGGAGCTGTAACAAAAGAGGCTGTCAGCATCTTGCAGGAAGCAGATGCGATATTTATCGAAGAACTCAAGAAGTGGGATTTATACAACAAAGTCTGGCAAGCGTTCGCTGTTTTGCTACCCGTCAAAACCGTTGGTGTTATGGGAGATTATAGAACTTACGAGAATGTTATTGCTTTGAGGGCAGTAACAAGCGAAGATGGAATGACAGCTGATTGGGCAAAATTGCCACATGAATTTTTGAACCACGTCGCAAAGAGAATAGTGAACGAAGTAAAAGGTGTAAATAGGGTTGTTTACGATATAACATCGAAACCACCCGCAACGATTGAGTGGGAATAA
- a CDS encoding beta-N-acetylhexosaminidase, with translation MDKELLLIPKPKLMQWKVEQESGVTIPKSGFIYTTNEKIAKYLREKETVFKEYTITKSKKGDEFLQLIVNPYIFPKKEGYRLTIDSNIVITAHDEAGLFYGVQTLRQILRQISHFENKLPRLFIEDFPDYENRGIMIDISRDRIPNLEVLKSIIEKLSELKINQVQLYMEHTFAYRGHEKVWKEYSALTHEEIIELDSFCKEHFIELVPNQNTFGHLSKWLIHDEYKHLAEAPDGYDTPWGGRYEYPFSISPLVPSSLDFINELLGELLPNFSSEQVNIGCDETFDLGQGKSKELCEQYGKGKVYFDFLMKIYNIAKRYKKVVMFWGDIIENHPEFIPQLPKDMIAMVWGYEANHPFNEKCKLYSESGLSFYVCPGTSTWNTFIGRADNAIENIKNAIYNGYKHGAIGVLTTDWGDNGHPQHLPFSWIGFSLSAALSWNLARIGVEELLNNINLHIFETEEPLAEAIYKLGQLHNALPYTPNGTPYFYAFIFPDAFSRNEKLREISEETLGKLKGELQIIKENLRSMSVEDKKLENIVEQVVNDIEFAKLGIQVLSFLKNYGSIESVPDNEWNEFDTELERVLEDYRRIWLKWNRPGGLEQSIFKLTRIRRVRNGDRRGLIF, from the coding sequence ATGGATAAAGAATTGTTGCTAATTCCAAAACCAAAGCTGATGCAATGGAAGGTTGAGCAAGAATCAGGTGTAACTATTCCGAAAAGCGGGTTTATCTACACAACGAACGAAAAGATAGCTAAGTATTTGAGAGAGAAAGAAACAGTATTCAAAGAATACACGATAACGAAATCTAAAAAAGGAGATGAATTTCTTCAGTTGATAGTTAACCCTTACATTTTTCCAAAGAAAGAGGGTTATAGATTGACAATAGACAGTAACATCGTTATAACAGCTCACGATGAGGCAGGTTTGTTTTACGGTGTTCAGACGTTGAGACAAATTCTAAGACAGATTTCACACTTTGAGAATAAACTACCAAGACTGTTCATCGAAGACTTTCCGGATTATGAAAATCGAGGAATAATGATTGACATAAGCCGAGACAGGATTCCAAATCTTGAGGTTCTCAAATCCATTATCGAAAAGCTTTCGGAACTGAAGATAAATCAAGTTCAACTTTACATGGAACACACGTTTGCTTACAGAGGTCATGAGAAGGTGTGGAAAGAATACAGTGCGTTGACACATGAAGAAATCATTGAACTGGATTCTTTCTGCAAAGAGCATTTCATAGAGCTTGTTCCTAATCAGAATACATTCGGGCATTTGAGCAAATGGCTTATACACGATGAATACAAACATCTTGCGGAGGCACCAGATGGGTATGATACGCCGTGGGGAGGTCGGTACGAGTATCCCTTCTCTATCTCTCCCCTTGTTCCAAGCTCGCTAGACTTTATAAACGAACTATTAGGAGAGCTTTTGCCAAACTTTTCAAGTGAGCAGGTAAACATTGGTTGTGATGAGACATTCGATTTGGGGCAGGGAAAATCTAAAGAATTGTGCGAACAGTATGGCAAAGGCAAGGTATATTTTGACTTTTTGATGAAAATTTACAATATCGCAAAAAGATACAAAAAGGTAGTAATGTTCTGGGGAGACATTATCGAAAATCATCCTGAGTTCATCCCTCAGTTACCAAAGGATATGATTGCAATGGTATGGGGTTACGAAGCAAATCATCCGTTCAATGAAAAATGCAAACTTTATTCAGAAAGCGGGTTGTCTTTCTATGTCTGTCCTGGGACATCTACGTGGAATACTTTTATAGGGAGAGCTGATAATGCCATTGAAAATATAAAGAACGCAATTTACAATGGATACAAGCACGGAGCAATAGGAGTGTTAACAACCGATTGGGGAGATAATGGACATCCTCAACATCTACCTTTTTCATGGATTGGTTTCTCTTTAAGTGCCGCTTTAAGTTGGAACCTTGCAAGGATTGGAGTAGAGGAACTACTAAATAACATCAATCTCCACATATTTGAGACAGAAGAACCTTTAGCGGAGGCAATATACAAATTAGGTCAGTTACACAACGCTCTTCCATACACACCAAATGGGACTCCGTATTTCTATGCATTTATCTTCCCGGATGCGTTTAGCCGAAATGAGAAACTCAGAGAAATAAGCGAGGAAACTTTGGGCAAACTTAAAGGTGAGTTGCAAATAATAAAAGAAAACCTACGTTCGATGTCAGTGGAAGATAAGAAGCTTGAAAATATTGTTGAACAAGTTGTTAACGATATAGAGTTCGCTAAGTTGGGCATACAGGTGCTAAGTTTTCTCAAAAATTATGGTTCCATTGAATCCGTCCCAGATAACGAATGGAACGAATTCGATACGGAACTCGAACGTGTCTTGGAAGACTACAGGAGAATTTGGTTAAAATGGAATAGACCAGGAGGGTTAGAGCAGAGTATTTTCAAATTAACAAGAATAAGAAGGGTAAGAAACGGTGACAGACGGGGGTTGATTTTCTAA